In one window of Aliidiomarina minuta DNA:
- a CDS encoding VC0807 family protein, producing MAQQKTAKQGGFFSNMLFNILIPVVILMKFSGPDDLGPALGVVIALAFPIGYGLWDLQRRGKVNGFSILGIISVLLTGGISLFELDPQYIAIKEAAVPGVIGLAVFISQYTRFPLVKKLLMNDQIMDVDKVYSAVKKRDNIKAFERVLKQATWLVAGAFFLSAILNYILARMIVVSPAGTTAFNEELGRMTALSFPVIALPTMLVMMVAIFYLFYKLNKLTGQSIENFLHGQDEKVKDDK from the coding sequence ATGGCGCAACAAAAAACCGCTAAACAGGGTGGCTTTTTCAGCAACATGCTGTTTAACATACTGATTCCTGTTGTTATTTTAATGAAGTTCAGTGGGCCTGACGATTTAGGCCCGGCGCTGGGCGTGGTCATTGCTCTGGCTTTCCCTATTGGCTACGGGCTCTGGGACCTGCAACGGCGCGGCAAAGTGAATGGTTTTTCAATTCTGGGCATTATCAGTGTGCTGTTAACCGGGGGCATCAGTTTATTTGAGTTGGACCCTCAGTACATAGCTATTAAAGAAGCAGCCGTGCCTGGGGTTATCGGATTAGCGGTGTTTATCAGTCAGTACACGCGTTTTCCGCTGGTTAAAAAATTACTGATGAATGACCAGATAATGGATGTCGACAAAGTCTACTCGGCGGTGAAAAAGCGTGACAATATCAAGGCTTTTGAACGGGTATTAAAACAGGCCACCTGGCTGGTCGCGGGTGCATTCTTCTTATCCGCTATACTTAATTATATACTGGCCCGCATGATAGTCGTGAGCCCTGCGGGGACTACTGCTTTTAATGAAGAGCTGGGACGCATGACTGCGTTGAGTTTCCCGGTCATAGCCCTGCCCACTATGCTGGTGATGATGGTGGCTATTTTTTATCTGTTTTATAAGTTAAACAAACTTACGGGCCAGTCGATTGAAAACTTTCTGCATGGTCAGGACGAAAAAGTTAAGGATGATAAATAA
- a CDS encoding M28 family peptidase has protein sequence MKLSKKSLNLLTVASLALGLVGHSAQAKEMVVNEDLAYHLTESLVTQIGPRMPGTKADARTVEWAVDKFERLGYDRVWTEEFAMQHWQPVSASLHVQAPFKQDLVLASLGHSISTPEQGIQASVVEFDSLESLREAEPSDVEGKIVFINREMERHPRGATYGPAVSGRSQGAVVASELGAVAVLIRSISTSDDRFPHTGMMRYQDGIEKIPAAALSVPDANQLSRMLQREPELTVDFNLQNESKGEVTSHNVIAEMRGTERPDELILIGAHHDSWHKGTGALDDGAGVGIVMATGAMVRQRGETERTVRVVLFGAEEIGLVGARAYTDKHADNLHNHIFASESDFGAGRVFAFDTNFGEEGLEFADEVHKKLLPLGIQRGHNNASGGPDITFLQQEGVPVGRLQQDGTDYFDYHHTNNDTLDKVDPAAVKQNLRAWVILTEALANSDVNLRD, from the coding sequence ATGAAATTATCAAAAAAGAGTCTGAATCTGTTAACCGTTGCTAGTCTGGCACTGGGCCTTGTCGGGCATTCAGCCCAGGCTAAAGAAATGGTCGTGAATGAAGATCTGGCTTATCACCTGACCGAGTCTCTGGTTACTCAGATAGGGCCTCGTATGCCAGGCACAAAAGCGGATGCGCGAACGGTAGAGTGGGCGGTCGATAAATTTGAACGTCTTGGTTATGACCGGGTATGGACCGAAGAGTTTGCGATGCAACACTGGCAGCCGGTCAGTGCATCTTTGCATGTGCAGGCACCTTTTAAGCAGGATTTAGTACTGGCTTCACTAGGACACTCAATTTCTACCCCGGAACAGGGCATTCAGGCTTCAGTGGTTGAGTTTGACAGCCTGGAGTCGTTGCGTGAAGCAGAGCCGAGCGACGTGGAAGGTAAAATCGTATTTATTAACCGGGAGATGGAACGGCACCCCAGAGGCGCCACTTATGGCCCGGCGGTCAGTGGTCGTTCGCAAGGGGCCGTAGTTGCATCTGAACTGGGCGCTGTGGCGGTACTTATCCGTTCTATCAGCACCAGTGATGATCGTTTTCCCCACACTGGCATGATGCGTTATCAGGACGGTATAGAAAAAATTCCAGCCGCGGCCTTATCGGTCCCGGATGCTAACCAACTGAGCCGTATGCTGCAAAGAGAGCCTGAACTGACGGTGGATTTTAATCTGCAGAATGAGTCTAAAGGTGAAGTCACCAGCCACAACGTAATTGCTGAAATGCGCGGCACTGAGCGTCCTGATGAGCTTATCCTTATCGGAGCTCATCATGATTCCTGGCATAAAGGCACCGGAGCTTTGGATGACGGTGCCGGTGTTGGCATTGTCATGGCCACCGGTGCCATGGTGCGTCAGCGTGGTGAAACTGAACGTACCGTGCGGGTGGTTCTTTTTGGCGCTGAAGAAATAGGTCTGGTGGGAGCCCGTGCTTATACCGATAAGCATGCGGATAATCTGCACAACCACATTTTTGCATCTGAGTCAGACTTTGGCGCAGGGCGGGTTTTTGCCTTTGATACTAATTTCGGGGAAGAAGGCCTGGAATTTGCCGATGAAGTGCATAAGAAGTTATTACCTTTAGGTATTCAACGTGGCCATAATAACGCCAGCGGTGGACCTGACATTACTTTCCTGCAACAGGAAGGCGTACCTGTTGGTCGCTTACAGCAGGACGGTACCGACTATTTTGACTACCATCATACCAATAATGACACCCTGGATAAGGTCGATCCTGCCGCTGTTAAACAGAACCTTCGGGCCTGGGTTATCCTGACTGAAGCCCTGGCGAACAGTGATGTGAACTTGCGTGACTAG
- a CDS encoding MFS transporter yields the protein MSNPAPKREIFAWAMYDVANQAYTTVVISFIYSAFFVSYIVPDDSFLQDTYWSIALIGSILVAMVLSPIIGQHLDQGASKKRLLAISTIICALFTSSLWFVSPGDVWLGVVLILITNTAWMIGEAIISSFLPEIAKRKNMGLVSGIGWGVGYIGGLISMILVTLIIVTADPDAETAAYISQNQWAMVAISIYFVIFAIPTFVLLKERPPKLSQRVQKQAWYQALNLVQLGRSQPVLLRFFMAFLFYMAGVQTVIKFIGIYSSGELGLTQSDLVSVFLATQFSAMAGAVGFGFVEHKIGARPTLFAVIGIWLVAIGAMYSLPFMVEASGIDVATLFLGVALLAGTGIGAIQSSSRSLVGQLTPANAGGSAFGWWGTFNRLAMLLATTFGIVADIFGRQSALLMVLGFFVLGALLLARVPLSGTLEQRYAEDEQERENGNRES from the coding sequence ATGAGCAATCCGGCACCTAAACGGGAGATATTTGCCTGGGCTATGTACGATGTAGCGAACCAGGCATATACCACCGTTGTTATTTCTTTCATCTATTCTGCTTTTTTTGTCAGTTATATAGTGCCGGATGACAGCTTTTTACAGGATACCTATTGGTCAATCGCTCTGATTGGCTCGATCCTGGTTGCTATGGTGTTGTCGCCGATTATTGGGCAGCACCTGGATCAGGGGGCCAGCAAAAAAAGGCTGCTGGCGATCTCAACTATTATCTGCGCGCTTTTTACCAGTTCGCTGTGGTTTGTCTCGCCAGGTGATGTCTGGCTGGGCGTAGTCCTGATTCTGATCACCAATACCGCCTGGATGATTGGTGAGGCTATTATCTCTTCGTTCCTGCCGGAAATTGCTAAACGAAAGAACATGGGTTTGGTTTCCGGCATCGGCTGGGGTGTTGGTTATATCGGTGGATTAATCAGTATGATACTGGTGACCCTGATTATAGTGACAGCCGACCCTGATGCTGAAACTGCGGCTTATATTAGCCAGAACCAATGGGCTATGGTGGCCATTTCCATATACTTTGTGATTTTTGCTATACCGACCTTTGTGTTACTTAAAGAGCGCCCCCCTAAACTTTCTCAACGGGTTCAGAAACAGGCCTGGTATCAGGCGCTGAACCTGGTGCAGTTGGGTCGTAGTCAGCCGGTATTGCTGCGCTTTTTCATGGCATTCCTGTTTTATATGGCGGGCGTGCAGACGGTCATTAAATTTATTGGCATATACAGTAGCGGCGAGCTGGGTCTTACTCAGTCCGACTTAGTGTCGGTGTTTCTGGCCACTCAATTCAGCGCCATGGCAGGGGCTGTGGGTTTTGGTTTTGTGGAGCATAAAATAGGTGCCCGGCCGACGCTGTTTGCTGTTATAGGTATCTGGCTGGTTGCCATTGGCGCTATGTATTCGCTCCCCTTCATGGTCGAGGCTTCCGGTATTGATGTAGCCACCCTGTTTCTGGGTGTGGCCTTACTGGCTGGTACCGGTATCGGTGCTATTCAGTCTTCCAGCCGCTCTTTAGTGGGGCAGCTTACTCCGGCGAATGCTGGTGGCAGTGCCTTTGGCTGGTGGGGTACCTTCAATCGCCTGGCTATGTTGCTGGCGACCACTTTTGGCATTGTGGCAGATATATTTGGCCGCCAATCAGCTCTACTCATGGTTCTCGGATTCTTTGTTTTGGGGGCTTTATTACTGGCTCGTGTTCCGCTTTCCGGCACTTTAGAGCAGCGCTATGCTGAAGATGAACAGGAGCGTGAAAATGGAAATCGGGAATCATGA